In Oncorhynchus clarkii lewisi isolate Uvic-CL-2024 chromosome 2, UVic_Ocla_1.0, whole genome shotgun sequence, one DNA window encodes the following:
- the LOC139382278 gene encoding protein ADM2 codes for MPSLFPAWLCCLSLLSVETHTLALPRPARTQPHRFILSRTSWTPGSSSSLTMATVVTPTVALDDSVALRNRWAVWRALLPKGPPRQSNLMPDHEGPLAKPSSPLPDQNYHLSREVTSRGRRHANGSGGRGQGQLMRVGCVLGTCQVQNLSHRLYQLIGQSGRQDSSPINPRSPHSYG; via the exons ATGCCCTCACTGTTCCCGGCATGGCTCTGCTGCCTTAGCCTGCTATCCGTGGAGACACACACCCTGGCCCTGCCGCGGCCAGCCCGGACACAGCCTCACAG gTTTATATTATCCAGAACCTCCTGGACACCTGGGTCGTCTTCGTCTCTCACTATGGCGACGGTTGTCACCCCGACTGTTGCCCTGGACGACAGCGTTGCCCTTAGAAACAGATGGGCCGTCTGGAGGGCCCTGCTCCCTAAAGGACCCCCGAGGCAGTCTAACCTAATGCCTGACCATGAAGGCCCACTGGCCAAGCCATCCAGTCCATTGCCTGACCAGAACTACCACCTCTCTAGAGAGGTGACGTCACGGGGTCGCCGTCATGCCAACGGTAGCGGTGGGCGTGGCCAGGGTCAGCTGATGAGGGTGGGGTGTGTCCTGGGAACCTGTCAAGTTCAGAACCTCAGTCACCGACTCTACCAGCTGATTGGACAGAGTGGGAGACAAGACTCCTCCCCCATCAATCCCCGTAGCCCGCACAGCTACGGCTGA